The Megalobrama amblycephala isolate DHTTF-2021 linkage group LG7, ASM1881202v1, whole genome shotgun sequence genome window below encodes:
- the atg4da gene encoding cysteine protease atg4da has product MNSVSPSAVQYMVSGGAHDDKPSAQSRHHNGHGPVPDGIREGSGEPDEVDRLKAKLMSAWNNVKYGWTVKSKTTFNKTSPLFLLGQSYVFNSEDEVERFRQVFVSCVWLTYRREFPQLEGSSLTTDCGWGCMLRSGQMLLAQGLLQHLLPPDWRWSDCHPLSDVDFEVLKPRSPSRPAGMSLPSFSSSWTSPIPQRDLSSGSGESHRRTPEQCSAASHDPQVEALHRKVVSLFGDHPSAPFGVHQLVELGKESGKRAGDWYGPSVVAHMLRKAVARTAEFHNLAVYVAQDCTVYKGDVMRLCESPLTERSESGGTGWKSVIILVPVRLGGESLNPSYIECVKNILKLKCCIGIIGGKPKHSLFFIGFQDEQLLYLDPHYCQPVVDVTQGNFSLESFHCNSPRKMNFSRMDPSCTIGFYAQTKKDFELLCSAVSEALSSSKEKYPIFTFVEGRGQNYGLEGQSGGSMDGPANIFSCNRMSRNNKRGSTDEFVLL; this is encoded by the exons ATGAACTCCGTGTCTCCCAGTGCCGTTCAGTACATGGTGAGCGGTGGAGCTCATGATGACAAGCCCTCAGCGCAGTCCAGACACCACAACGGCCACGGGCCAGTGCCCGACGGCATCAGAGAAGGCTCTGGAGAGCCCGATGAAGTGGATCGCCTGAAAGCCAAGTTAATGTCAGCTTGGAACAATGTCAAATATG gCTGGACTGTGAAATCTAAAACTACCTTCAACAAGACCTCCCCTCTGTTCCTCCTGGGTCAGTCCTATGTGTTCAATAGTGAAG ATGAGGTGGAGCGTTTCCGGCAGGTGTTTGTGTCGTGCGTGTGGCTCACCTACAGGAGGGAGTTTCCTCAGCTGGAGGGATCCAGCCTGACCACAGACTGCGGCTGGGGCTGCATGCTGCGCAGTGGACAAATGCTGTTGGCACAGGGGTTACTGCAGCACCTCCTGCCACCAG ACTGGAGGTGGTCGGACTGTCATCCGCTGTCAGATGTTGATTTCGAGGTGCTGAAGCCCCGCTCTCCTTCCCGTCCGGCTGGCATGTCCCTGCCTTCCTTTAGTTCTTCCTGGACCAGCCCCATTCCCCAGAGGGACCTCAGCTCTGGCAGTGGTGAGAGTCATAGACGGACCCCGGAGCAATGCTCTGCAGCCAGCCATGACCCTCAGGTGGAGGCTTTACACAGGAAAGTGGTGTCTTTGTTTGGGGACCATCCCTCGGCTCCGTTCGGCGTCCACCAGCTGGTGGAGCTGGGAAAGGAGTCTGGAAAGAGGGCAGGGGACTGGTACGGCCCGTCCGTAGTGGCACATATGCTGAG AAAAGCAGTGGCTAGAACCGCTGAGTTTCACAACCTTGCTGTATACGTGGCACAGGACTGCACTG TATATAAAGGAGATGTCATGCGGCTGTGTGAGTCGCCCCTGACAGAGCGGTCCGAGTCCGGAGGCACAGGATGGAAATCAGTCATCATTCTAGTGCCAGTACGGCTCGGAGGAGAATCACTAAACCCCTCCTACATTGAGTGTGTTAAG AACATTCTCAAGTTAAAATGCTGTATAGGAATTATTGGAGGAAAACCCAAGCATTCTCTGTTTTTTATTGGCTTTCAAG ATGAGCAGCTATTGTATCTAGACCCACACTACTGTCAGCCGGTGGTGGACGTCACCCAAGGCAACTTCTCTCTGGAG TCTTTTCACTGTAACTCACCCAGGAAGATGAACTTCAGTCGTATGGATCCCAGCTGTACCATCGGGTTCTACGCACAAACCAAGAAAGACTTTGAGTTGTTGTGCTCCGCGGTCAGTGAA GCTTTATCGTCCTCTAAAGAGAAGTATCCCATCTTTACATTTGTCGAGGGCAGGGGACAGAACTATGGACTGGAGGGGCAGAGCGGGGGCTCCATGGACGGTCCTGCAAACATTTTCTCATGCAACAGAATGAGCAGGAACAATAAGAGGGGAAGCACAGATGAGTTTGTGCTCCTGTGA